The genomic interval CACCGAATGAGCCTTTACACGGCCGCCGGGCCACACAATGCGGCACGCCGCCGCCAATCCTGACTACAATCCGGCCGTGGCCCCGCGCCCTAGCCCGGCGACGCGGCGCCTTCACCGCTCCAATCACAACAAACGCTTTCTGAACGACGAGAGACCCGCCTCATGGACTCCATAAAACGCTACTTCGGCTTCGAAGCCGCCGGCACCAACCTGCGCACCGAAGTGCTCGCCGGACTGACCACCTTCCTGACGATGGCTTACATCATCTTCGTCAACCCGGCGATTCTCGGCGACGCCGGCATGCCGAAAGACGCGGTGTTCGTCGCGACCTGCATCGTGGCCGCGCTCGCCTCGCTGATCATGGGTCTCTACGCGAACTATCCGATCGCGCTCGCGCCGGGCATGGGGCTGAACGCGTACTTCGCGTACACGGTCGTCAAAGGCATGGGCTTCACCTGGCAGGCCGCACTCGGCGCGGTGTTCATTTCCGGCTGCCTGTTCCTGATCGTCACGCTGTTCCGCGTGCGTGAAGTGATCGTCAACGGCATTCCGCATTCGATACGCATTGCCATCACCGGCGGCATCGGCCTCTTTCTCGCGATCATTTCGCTGAAGTCGGCGGGCGTAGTGGTGGGTAATCCCGCGACGCTCGTGACGCTCGGCGATCTGCACAACCCGCATGTGATTCTCGCGGTGATCGGCTTCTTCGCGATCGTCACGCTGGATCATCTGCGGGTGCGCGGCGCGATCCTGATCGGTATCGTCGGCGTGACGGTGCTGAGCTTTTTCTTCGGCGGCAACCAGTTTCACGGCATCGTCTCGGCGCCGCCGTCCATCTCGCCGACGCTGTTCCAGCTCGACATTCGCGGCGCGCTGTCGGGCGGCGTGCTGAACGTGATCCTCGTGTTCTTCCTCGTCGAACTGTTCGATGCCACCGGCACGCTGATGGGCGTGGCCAATCGCGCGGGGTTGCTGGTGGAAGGCAAGATGCATCGGCTGAACCGCGCGCTGCTCGCCGACAGCACCGCCATTCTGGCCGGCTCGATGCTGGGTACCTCGTCGACCACCGCTTATATTGAAAGCGCGTCGGGCGTGCAAGCCGGCGGGCGCACGGGCGTGACGGCCATCACCGTGGCCGTGCTGTTTCTCGCGGCGCTGTTTTTCGCGCCGCTGGCGGGCGTGGTGCCCGGCTACGCGACGGCGCCGGCGCTGCTGTACGTGTCGTGCCTGATGCTGCGCGAAATGCTCGACCTGCCGTGGGACGACGCCACCGAAGTCGTGCCGGCCGCGCTCACCGCGCTGCTGATGCCCTTCACCTATTCGATCGCCAACGGCGTCGCGTTCGGCTTCATCTCGTATGCGGGCCTGAAGCTGTTGACCGGCCAGGCGCGCAAGGTGAAGCTGGTGGTGTGGATCATCGCGGCGATTTTCCTGTTCCGCTATTTTTACCTCGGCAGCGAATAGGCGCACGGGCGCCCGTGGCGCAGAACTCCGGTCTGGATCAACGGCGGTTTATTGACGGTGCCCATTCGGGTCGGGCAGCGTTTATCATCCGATGATTCAAAAAACGATCGACCTGGACACGGGAGTCCCCTACATGTCTTACAGCCGCACCTCGGACCGCTATACGGCGCCCGCCATTTTCTTTCACTGGGCGATGTTTCTGCTGATCGCGCTGGCTTATCTGGCGATCGAGATTCGCGGGCCAAAAGGTAGCGACAGCCGCGTATTCTGGAGCAGCGTGCATTTCTGGTGCGGCTCGCTGGTGCTCGCGCTGGCTTCTCTGCGTCTGCTGTGGCGACTATGGGCCGGCGCGCCCGCCGAAGTGGACGGCAACCGGCTGCTCGCGTTTCTGGCGCGGGCCGCGCATCTCGCCTTGTACGTTTTTATCTTCGTCCAGCCGCTGCTCGGCATCCTGATGATCAACACCGGCGGACACCCGGTCACGCTGGCGTGGCTCAACATCGACTACACGCTGGTCGGTGCGGATCCTGTTGCGCGTCCGTTGCTCAAGACGGCGCATGAGTGGCTCGGCAATGCGTTTTATTGGGTGATCGGCTTGCACGCGCTGGCGGCGATCGCGCATCACGTGGTGCTCAAGGATCGGACGCTGCGGCGGATGATCTGAGCGCCGCGGCGCTCGTCATCGCACTCACAATCGCGCTCGTATTTGCGCGCGCTTCGCGTCCAGATGCCGGCGGCACGCCTTGCCGCGAACGGTTTGATTGGTTTCGATGCCGCGCGCGGGTTTCCCAGGCTTCTGCTTCCTGCGCGGCTTTGCTGCTCGCGGCGTCGACCGGCAGAAGGGCGGAAACGCCCTCGGTCAATTACGCCAGTTGGCCTCGTAGAAGCGCACATAGCCGCTTCTCAGCACGAGACATTGCGCCCTCGTTTCCGAGATCAGGCGGCGCGTAGCGGCTTCGATCCGGGCGCGATGCGTGTCGAACGCGCCGACCATGTCCTCCAAACGCGGCGATGCGGCGCCGTAGTGGTCTTCCAGTGCCTCCGCCGTAATCATGCATTCCACCCTCTGCCCATCGACCATCGCCGGGAACGCCAAGGTGAGCTCGCGACCTGAGTATTCAGGAGTTTCATTCGGGAAAAGGATCTGCATGGGAGTTCACCTGGAAGGTAGGTGCTGCGCATGGTGTAGCCTGGTAGTGCGCACGCCGGTTGCGTCTGATCGCGTCGCTGGCTCCAACCTCCTTGTCCAATGCGGGCGACGCGGGCTTGTCACCCGACTGCGGCAGCGGAATAGTTCGCGGCCCGCGGAGGTGATTTGATTCACTTTAGACGAGTTCGGGCGCGGCGCAAGTTTTCCTTTCCGTTTGCCTGAATTTGGTGCCGCGCGCGTTTTTTTGAGGCATGACGCACCGCCGTCTCCGTTTTTTCCCTGCCGTGCACAGCACGATTCGTCCTGTAATATCGGTGTTCGGCCGCGCGTGCATGTTGCGCTGCGGCATCGAGCGGAGGGCAACGTACCCGCCGTGTCCGTTTCACCGGAGACATGCCTTGACCCAACGTTCCGTCACGCCGCCCGCTGTCGGTCGGCCCGATGTCATCGCGCAAGCTCACGCCCGCTCGCTCGAAATCGGCTTGCGCGCCTCGGAAGCGCCGGACTTTCATCCGCTGCCCCGGCCTGCGCTGCGTGAACTCGTCGAGCGCAATCAATCGCTGTTTACGCATGCGCTGCCGGTCATGGAGACGCTGCATGCGCAGATCGTCGATACGCAAAGCATGGTGCTGCTCACCGACAATCACGGCGTGATCCTGCATAGTCTCGGCGACAGCGACTTCGTCGAAAAGGCCAATCGCGTTGCACTGTGTCCGGGCGTGTCGTGGGCCGAGGCGGATCGCGGCACCAATGCGATCGGCACCGCGCTCGTCGATGGCCAGCCGACCGTCGTGCACGCGGGAGAGCACTTCCTGCACGCCAACCGGATTCTCACCTGTTCATGCGCGCCGATTGCCGATCCGTTCGGGCGCACCATCGGCGCGCTCGACGTAAGCGGCGACACCCGCGGCTTTCACAAGCACACGCTCGCGCTCGTGAGAATGTCGGCGCAGATGATCGAAAATCATCTGTTCTCCAATCAATTCGCCGATGCGATCCGCGTGCACTTTCACGCGCGCGGGGAATTCATCGGCACGCTGTTCGAAGGGCTCGCGGCGTTCGCGCCGGACGGCACGTTTCTGTCGGCCAATCGCAGTGCGCTGTTTCAATTCGGGCAAGCGCTCGCCGAACTGCAACGGCAGCCGTTCGATGCGTTGTTCGGCGTGCCCATCTCGAGGCTGTTGCAACAGATTGCGCGCGCACCCGGCGAGAACATTCAGTTGACGCTGCCAAGCGGCGTGCGCGTGGTCGCGCGCGGCGAATATGCGCTGCCGCGTTATGTCGCGCCGTCGGAGAGTCTCGCCGGCACTTCCCGTGCGCCGTTGTCCAGCGACGCGCGTCATGCGCCGCGCGTCGCCGATCCCGCGCCGCCAGCCACGCTCGAAACGCTCGATACCGGCGACGCGCAAGTCGCCGCGATTCTGCGGCGCGTCGCCAAACTGCGCGGCCGCGATATTCCGATTCTGGTGCTCGGCAAGACGGGCACCGGCAAGGAATGGCTCGCGCGCGCCATCCATCACGATTCGCCGCGCCGGGACGCGCCCTTTATCGCACTGAATTGCGCGTCGTTGCCCGAGACGCTGATCGAAGCGGAGTTGTTCGGCTATGAAGACGGCGCGTTCACCGGCGCGAAGAAACGCGGCAGCGTCGGCAAGATCGTGCAGGCCGACGGCGGCACGCTGTTCCTCGACGAAATCGGCGACATGCCGCTCGCCCAGCAAGTGCGCCTCATGCGCGTGCTGCAGGAGCGCAACGTGGTCCCGCTCGGCGGGACACGGGCGATTCCGGTGGATCTGCGCATCGTCTGTGCAACGCACCGCAACCTGCGCGCAATGATCGAGGCCGGCACGTTCCGCGAAGATCTGTATTACCGCATCAATGGACTCGTCCTGACCTTGCCGGCGCTGCGCGAGCGCACCGATCTTCGCGCGCTCGTCACGCGCATGCTGGAGTTGCAGCCCGCCGGCGAACGCTTGCCGCGTCGCGTGTCCGCCGACGTGCTCGAACGCTTCGCGCAATGCCGCTGGCCGGGCAATCTGCGGCAACTGGCCAACGTGTTGCGCACCGCGAGCATCATGGCCGAAGGCGCGGAGCAGATCGAACTCGATGATCTGCCCGAGGACTTCTTGCAGGATTGCATCGACACCGCGGCCGAGCCGTGCGTGCAGTCGCCGGCAATGCGTGCGGACTCCGGATCCTGCGACGAGGTCCGCGCCGCGGCGCAAACGCAAGGGCAGCCGGCAACCAGCAAGATGGAGGCATGGCAGGCCACGCTGATCGCGCAAACGCTCGAACGGCTCGACGGCAATGTCTCGGCGGCGGCGCGTGAGTTGGGCCTGGCGCGCAATACCGTGTACCGGTATTTGCGGCGCGGCGGCTCGACTCATTGAAAACGCGACGGGAGAGGCAACTGAAGCGGCAACGTGTAAAGTGTCGCGCAAACCGTCACAGACTCACACGATGTCCGACTCCACCCGCCCACCTCTTGTTCGCGTCGAGCCGCTCGGCTACAGCTTCGAAGCGCCCGATTCGCTGACGATTCTCGAAGCCGCCGGCTTTGCGAATCTGCGTTTGCCGCGCTCGTGCCGCAATGGGACATGCCGCACGTGCTTGTGCAAAATGACGGCGGGACGCGTGCGCTACACGATCGAATGGCCCGGGCTCAGCCGGGAAGAAAAACAGGAAGGCTATATTCTGCCGTGTGTAGCGATCGCGGAATCGGATGTGGTGATCGAAGCACCAGATGCGGTGGAGTTACCGCCGCTCAAGTAAAACGCGGCGCATCCGCGCCGCGCACGCAAGCCTTACCGCCCACTACCCATCGCCCTGGCGATTTTCTTGTCGGTGTTGTACTGGCTCAGCGCATACACCGACCAGATGGCGGCCGGAATCCAGCCGATCAGCGTGATTTGCAGAATCAGGCAGATGATGCCCGCGAACGGGCGGCCGATCGTGAAAAACTGGAACCACGGCAGAATGATGGCAAGCAGTAGACGCATGCAGATTTCCTGTTGTTGATAGCGACTAGTCGATCGGTGCGAAGCGCGGCACCTTGGCGCCGTCCACATCGACCATTTCGAAAAATACCGAAGCCGGACGCGTCCAGATCGTACCATTGGC from Paraburkholderia phytofirmans PsJN carries:
- a CDS encoding NCS2 family permease — translated: MDSIKRYFGFEAAGTNLRTEVLAGLTTFLTMAYIIFVNPAILGDAGMPKDAVFVATCIVAALASLIMGLYANYPIALAPGMGLNAYFAYTVVKGMGFTWQAALGAVFISGCLFLIVTLFRVREVIVNGIPHSIRIAITGGIGLFLAIISLKSAGVVVGNPATLVTLGDLHNPHVILAVIGFFAIVTLDHLRVRGAILIGIVGVTVLSFFFGGNQFHGIVSAPPSISPTLFQLDIRGALSGGVLNVILVFFLVELFDATGTLMGVANRAGLLVEGKMHRLNRALLADSTAILAGSMLGTSSTTAYIESASGVQAGGRTGVTAITVAVLFLAALFFAPLAGVVPGYATAPALLYVSCLMLREMLDLPWDDATEVVPAALTALLMPFTYSIANGVAFGFISYAGLKLLTGQARKVKLVVWIIAAIFLFRYFYLGSE
- a CDS encoding sigma-54-dependent Fis family transcriptional regulator; this encodes MTQRSVTPPAVGRPDVIAQAHARSLEIGLRASEAPDFHPLPRPALRELVERNQSLFTHALPVMETLHAQIVDTQSMVLLTDNHGVILHSLGDSDFVEKANRVALCPGVSWAEADRGTNAIGTALVDGQPTVVHAGEHFLHANRILTCSCAPIADPFGRTIGALDVSGDTRGFHKHTLALVRMSAQMIENHLFSNQFADAIRVHFHARGEFIGTLFEGLAAFAPDGTFLSANRSALFQFGQALAELQRQPFDALFGVPISRLLQQIARAPGENIQLTLPSGVRVVARGEYALPRYVAPSESLAGTSRAPLSSDARHAPRVADPAPPATLETLDTGDAQVAAILRRVAKLRGRDIPILVLGKTGTGKEWLARAIHHDSPRRDAPFIALNCASLPETLIEAELFGYEDGAFTGAKKRGSVGKIVQADGGTLFLDEIGDMPLAQQVRLMRVLQERNVVPLGGTRAIPVDLRIVCATHRNLRAMIEAGTFREDLYYRINGLVLTLPALRERTDLRALVTRMLELQPAGERLPRRVSADVLERFAQCRWPGNLRQLANVLRTASIMAEGAEQIELDDLPEDFLQDCIDTAAEPCVQSPAMRADSGSCDEVRAAAQTQGQPATSKMEAWQATLIAQTLERLDGNVSAAARELGLARNTVYRYLRRGGSTH
- a CDS encoding DUF1488 family protein, which produces MQILFPNETPEYSGRELTLAFPAMVDGQRVECMITAEALEDHYGAASPRLEDMVGAFDTHRARIEAATRRLISETRAQCLVLRSGYVRFYEANWRN
- a CDS encoding YqaE/Pmp3 family membrane protein, which encodes MRLLLAIILPWFQFFTIGRPFAGIICLILQITLIGWIPAAIWSVYALSQYNTDKKIARAMGSGR
- a CDS encoding cytochrome b, which gives rise to MSYSRTSDRYTAPAIFFHWAMFLLIALAYLAIEIRGPKGSDSRVFWSSVHFWCGSLVLALASLRLLWRLWAGAPAEVDGNRLLAFLARAAHLALYVFIFVQPLLGILMINTGGHPVTLAWLNIDYTLVGADPVARPLLKTAHEWLGNAFYWVIGLHALAAIAHHVVLKDRTLRRMI
- a CDS encoding 2Fe-2S iron-sulfur cluster-binding protein; the encoded protein is MSDSTRPPLVRVEPLGYSFEAPDSLTILEAAGFANLRLPRSCRNGTCRTCLCKMTAGRVRYTIEWPGLSREEKQEGYILPCVAIAESDVVIEAPDAVELPPLK
- a CDS encoding DUF1653 domain-containing protein, with the translated sequence MVRYRHYKGGIYELVCEATLESDPKVTMIVYKAANGTIWTRPASVFFEMVDVDGAKVPRFAPID